TTTGGTCTAATCTGGTTGAAAGACTTGCTTGTCATGACTAGCTAGCTTGTTTGGTTCCATCCTTTCGACGTGATGGTCTTGCATCGCGTTCTCGGGTTCACCTTAGTGTTGCCCGGGAACTTTCCTTTTGTGCACCTAATGCCCTGAAGAATTAAGTGATACAACAAGttagaaaagataaaagaagtAAGCAAATAGTTAAAAGAATGCAAAATTTATTCGAGTATTTCTGGTGGTTTATTAACTCAACTTTCTTTAGATACTCagttctttcatttgttcttgaaaagagaaattaaaagaaattcagcactaaaaatattcttactgGGTTTGGTGCAAGATTTTCATTGGAAAACTCGTATGAAGATTACCTCTGTTTGAAGGAGGAGGTAGAATCGACCTTATTCGAGCGGATTTTCTCCGATTTCCTTGTCTATTCATTATTAGAATTTTAGAATCAATTGATGAGCTCTAATCTACTGTAAGAGCTAAAAGAGAAGGGGGTTTGCCACTTGTGCAAAAGTTCGGTTTTCCTTTCGGAAGCTTCGAATTAGTTACCTTTACAGGAGAAGTCGCTCTCATCTTTTGAATATAAGTCGATCTGTAGATTTCATCTTGGAAAGGGAACTTTCAGAGGAAATTTATTGTTGCTAAATATGACATCGCTTATGGCGAAACTTCATTTTTGTCACttattttttctcctcttcctcGTTTATGTGGCCCTCTTACTTGAGGGTAACTTGACGATCCTTTTCTAACGACAACCGAATATCTTCACAAACTCTTGGAAGAGTTTCCGTAATCTTCAATTTAATATTGAGATGTTTCACGAAATTTTCGTTAAAATAATGATGGTTTTCGAACTCAACTTATAAGCAGCCTATCGATGTCTAGAATGAGGTGAGACGAGGTAGGTGAAAACAATTCTCCGAGGTCGATATTATCTTCTCTGTAGGTTCGTAGTCTATTAACTTCGCTTGTTGTCTGTTTCAATCTACAGCAGTAACTGCACAGGAATTCTTGTTGATATCTATCCTTTAACAGTCCatctcttatttattaattatgttgGATTTGCTTCACTTACCTGTTCTGGTTCTAGGTTCTTGACATGAtaccaaaacaagaaaatttagAATCTATAACAGAGCTTTATCACCCTCATTAGTAAGTTTTCTTTTGCATCAGGTTATCATCTTCAAAGTTCATCTGCGTTGATCGATAAAACTTGTGGACGCACGAGCAGCTTTGTTTCGCGTCTGAGTGCAGTTCAGAAGAGATGGGCATCTCAAGCTACAACAAGAGAGGATGAAAGCAAGATCAGCATTGGACCACGCAGAGGACAAGAAGGCGAGGAAGATGAAAAGGATGTTGCTTATGTCGGACCAATCTCGTCGACCATCAAGAAAGTTAAGCTTCTATCTCTATCTACATGCTGCCTCTCCGTGTCGCTTGGCCCGGTCATAACCTTCATGACATCCCCTGACATGAATGTCATCCTGAAAGGTGCTGTTGCTTCAACTGTAATATTCTTCAGCGCTACCACCACCGGGGTGCTTCACTGGTTCGTGAGCCCTTACGTTCATAAAATTAGATGGAAACCAGGTTCAGACAGTTTCGAGGTCGAGATTATGTCGTGGCTGGCAACGTACATTCCTCGAACAATCCGGTTTGCAGATATTCGACCACCCGAAACCAATCGTCCTTTTGTGACATTCAAGGCTAATGGGAGCTTCTACTTTGTAGACCAAGAGCACTGCCAGAACAAGGCATTGTTGGCCAGACTGACTCCTCAGCAACAGGAGTCGGCTTTTAAAAACTTGTAATTGCGTgagagatttttcttttcttttttcactgAGTTGAACGCCAATGAGATGGCTGAACTGATGTCATAAATTTGCTCCAAACAATTGAGTTTTAGAACACAATTTATTTGCGTATTCGATAAAAGTAGAGTTTTCTAAAGCAATGATTTTaagtagaaaaattaaaatatccgATCGGCGAGAGATTTGAACCAGCTACCTAAGGATAACTTAAGGATAATTGGTTATATCACAACTACAGTCCTCTTACTCGGTTACATTACAACTACagtcctccgctctaccaaTTGAGCTAAGGTCGGGTATGAGTTTGTCCAAGACAAAAGAAcgatttaattaaatttaagaagacataaattttaaagtagaaaacttaaaatttccGACCTACCGGATTTGAACCAGCCATCTAAGGATTAACTGTTACATCACAACTACAGTCCTCCGCTCTATcaactgagctaaggtcgGGTATGAATTTGTCCAAGACAAAAGCAACAATTTTAATGCAATTTAGGAAGACAATGCATAAATTTTAAGTAGAATAATAACTTCCAACCTGCCGGATTTGAACCAGCGACCTAAGGATAATTGGTTACACCAACAACTACagtcctccgctctaccaactgagctaaggtcgGGTATGAATTTGTCCAAGACAAAAGcaacaattttaataaaatttaggaaGACAGTGCAGAAATTTTAAgtagaataattaaaacttcCGACCTGCCGGATTCGAACCAGCGACCTAAGGATAACTGGTTACACAACAACTACagtcctccgctctaccaactgagctaaggtcgGGTATGAATTTCTCCATGACAAAAGCAAcgattttaatgaaatttaggAAGACAATGCATAAATTTTAAgtagaataattaaaacttcCGACCTGCCGGATTCGAACCAGCGACCTAAGGATAACTGGTTACACAACAACTACagtcctccgctctaccaactgagctaaggtcgGGTATGAATTTCTCCATGACAAAAGCAAcgattttaatgaaatttaggAAGACAATGCATAAATTTTAAgtagaataattaaaacttcCGACCTGCCGGATTCGAACCAGCGACCTAAGGATAACTGGTTACACAACAACTACagtcctccgctctaccaactgagctaaggtcgGGTATGAATTTCTCCATGACAAAAGCAAcgattttaatgaaatttaggAAGACAATGCATAAATTTTAAgtagaataattaaaacttcCGACCTGCCGGATTCGAACCAGCGACCTAAGGATAACTGGTTACACAACAACTACagtcctccgctctaccaactgagctaaggtcgGGTATGAATTTCTCCATGACAAAAGCAAcgattttaatgaaatttaggAAGACAATGCATAAATTTTAAgtagaataattaaaacttcCGACCTGCCGGATTCGAACCAGCGACCTAAGGATAACTGGTTACACAACAACTACagtcctccgctctaccaactgagctaaggtcgGGTATGAATTTCTCCATGACAAAAGCAAcgattttaatgaaatttaggAAGACAATGCATAAATTTTAAgtagaataattaaaacttcCGACCTGCCGGATTCGAACCAGCGACCTAAGGATAACTGGTTACACAACAACTACagtcctccgctctaccaactgagctaaggtcgGGTATGAATTTCTCCATGACAAAAGCAAcgattttaatgaaatttaggAAGACAATGCATAAATTTTAAgtagaataattaaaacttcCGACCTGCCGGATTCGAACCAGCGACCTAAGGATAACTGGTTACACAACAACTACagtcctccgctctaccaactgagctaaggtcgGGTATGAATTTCTCCATGACAAAAGCAAcgattttaatgaaatttaggAAGACAATGCATAAATTTTAAgtagaataattaaaacttcCGACCTGCCGGATTCGAACCAGCGACCTAAGGATAACTGGTTACACAACAACTACagtcctccgctctaccaactgagctaaggtcgAGTATGAATTTGTCTAAGACAAAAGcaacaattttaataaaatttaggaagacaatgaagaaatttgaagtagaataattaaaacttcCGACCTGCCGGATTCGAACCAGCGACCTAAGGATAACTGGTTACACAACAACTACagtcctccgctctaccaactgagctaaggtcgGGTATGAATTTGTCCATGACAAAAGCAAcgattttaatgaaatttaggAAGACAATGCATAAATTTTAAgtagaataattaaaacttcCGACCTGCCGGATTAGAACCTGCAACCTAAGGATAATTGGTTACAAAACAACTACagtcctccgctctaccaactgagctaaggtcgAGTATGAATTTGTCCAAGACAAAAGcaacaattttaataaaatttaggaaGTCAGTGCATAAATTTTAAgtagaataattaaaacttcCGACCTGCCGGATTTGAACCAGCGACCTAAGGATAACCGGTTACACAACAACTACAGTCCtacgctctaccaactgagctaaggtcgGGTATGAATTTCTCCAAGACAAAAGcaacaattttaataaaatttaggaaGACAGTGCAGAAATTTTAAgtagaataattaaaacttcCGACCTGCCGGATTCGAACCAGCGACCTAAGGATAACTGGTTACACAACAACTACagtcctccgctctaccaactgagctaaggtcgGGTATGAATTTGTCCATGACAAAAGCAAcgattttaatgaaatttaggAAGACAATGCATAAATTTTAAgtagaataattaaaacttcCGACCTGCCGGATTAGAACCAGCGACCTAAGGATAACTGGTTACACAACAACTACagtcctccgctctaccaactgagctaaggtcgGGTATGAATTTGTCCAAGACAAAAGCAAcgattttaatgaaatttaggAAGACAATGCATAAATTTTAAgtagaataattaaaacttcCGACCTGCCGGATTTGAACCAGCGACCTAAGGATAACTGGTTACACAACAACTACagtcctccgctctaccaactgagctaaggtcgGGTATGAATTTGTCCAAGACAAAAGCAAcgattttaatgaaatttaggAAGACAATGCATAAATTTTAAgtagaataattaaaacttcCGACCTGCCGGATTTGAACCAGCGACCTAAGGATAACTGGTTACACAACAACTACagtcctccgctctaccaactgagctaaggtcgGGTATGAATTTGTCCAAGACAAAAGCAacgattttaataaaatttaggaaGTCAGTGCATAAATTTTAAgtagaataattaaaacttcCGACCTGCCGGATTCGAACCAGCGACCTAAGGATAACTGGTTACACAACAACTACagtcctccgctctaccaactgagctaaggtcgGGTATGAATTTGTCCAAGACAAAAGCAAcgattttaatgaaatttaggAAGACAATGCATAAATTTTAAgtagaataattaaaacttcCGACTAACTGGTTACACAACAACTACagtcctccgctctaccaaCGGAGCTAAGGTCGGGTATGAATTTGTTGAAGACAAAAGCAAcgattttaatgaaatttaggAAGACAATGCATAAATTAAgtagaataattaaaacttcCGACCTGCCGGATTCGAACCAGCGACCTAAGGATAACTGGTTACACAACAACTATagtcctccgctctaccaactgagctaaggtcgGGTATGAATTTGTCCAAGACAAAAGCAACGATTTTAATGCAATTTAGGAAGACAAtgcataaattttaagaagaataattaaaacttcCGACCTGCCGGATTCGAACCAGCGACCTAAGGATAACTAGTTACACAACAACTATagtcctccgctctaccaactgagctaaggtcgGGTATGAATTTGTCCAAGACAAAAGCAACGATTTTAATGCAATTTAGGAAGACAAtgcataaattttaagaagaataattaaaacttcCGACCTGCCGGATTCGAACCAGCGACCTAAGGATAACTGGTTACACAACAACTACagtcctccgctctaccaactgagctaaggtcgGGTATGAATTTGTCCAAGACAAAAGCAacgattttaataaaatttaggaaGTCAATACATAAATTTTAGCCCGCAACCGAGTAACACAAATAGCTAGGACAAACCACATTAAGAAATTAGAAGCTTAAATCCTTATTTTTCACCtattgttttaatattaaagaTGAAATTAGCAATTTAACGTGAATTTAATCATAGTTTATCGataattaacatttattaattctcttcctttcaataatttaaccccaaaaaaacaattctaacaaaataaaatcaaccagtttgtacaaaaaataaaataaaataaaataggagaAAAGGAAATACCTTATAGAAAAATTGTCGCATCAGGCGAACTTGGCTTGGTCTTCAACCCGCCattgcattttaaaaatctgcCTCCGTCTGTTCTTCTAGAAGGCCAGCACAACCAATAAAAtactccctctctctctcgctctcaaTTTGCTGCAATGCCCTATAAGAAATTGATGATTCTTCAATTTGAATTCCATCATTTATCTTGAATTTGCATTTTGTCTGAACTCAGAAATGATAGTTGCTAAAGAATCTTAcagaggagaagaagatgccTCCATCGATCTCTCAGATGATAGGTATCCACACGATGAAGAAGCGGAAGAAACTCTCTCGCTGTGCGACCTTCCAGGTTACAGCGATGAATCAAAATGCGATGATTACTCCAAGCAGGATCAGAGCGCTTCGTTCGACAACGAAGATACATTGTTCGAGTTTTTCAGCGACGATTTCTCTGTTTCTGATTCAGCATATTCTGGATCTGATAGCATAATCTTCTGCGGGAAACTGATTCCTTATAAACAGCCGTGCGATTCACAAAACAAAGGAAGAATCGCATCGGAGAAAATTTCCGGAAAGAATCGTCAATTTCGTACGAAATCACAATCGTTCGATGCGAGAAAATCGCCTACGATTGACGCAAGAGGTCGCGAGATCACTTATGCGAGAGCGAAGAGAGGAGTTAAAAACTTCGATTCGCTTTCCATTTCACTACCGAAGAATCCGGAGTACATCAAACGAAAGAGATGCTgtaaattgaagaaatacgACTTACAGGCGGAGAGAGCGATGATACTGCAATCGTCGCCGACGAAATCGCGTTGGTTCTTGTTTCTGTTTGGTAGCGCGAGGTTGCCGAAGGAGATGGAACTGAGTGATATGAGGACAAGGCAACGACGGAGCAGTCGGCCGGCAATGTTCCGGTCGCCGGAGGAGAGGAAAGTTGCAAGAGGAAGAAGTGGAAAGAAGACGACGGTTCATGAGTTGTGGAAGGTTCTCAAGGCTCTGGTAATGGGCTGCAGAAGCAATGATCAAAACGCCGCCGTAAAGGGTTCGTTCCGTCCATTCCAGTCTTCTGATGCTGGAAAGTCGATTTTGTAGATGCTTTTTACATATCTTCTAATACAAAAATTACTcttttatctactttttttttttcttttaatttgtttctttgtgCAANgttaaacataatattatataGTAAAAGGTTTTAATTTCAGTAAATTAATATtcgttgaaaaaaaaaatcttaatatgatattttccccattttaaaatgatgatTAAAGCAAATTgatgttattaattattaaaaaagtgacacttcatgaaatattttgtaaaccaaatacaattatttcataaaataattaaacccTTTTTGTCATGTTCGGGTGAGAGATTAAGCTCGTATGTATTGTCTTTAAGAGTCATTTTCGAGTCTGAAATACTTATTGAAATAAGATTTAGGTCAACGTTTTCATAGAAATAgttctttaaaattgttttactTTACTAAATTAAcgtcatttttttattcaaaagaaTGACTTATACGTGTAAACATCATTTAAccataattttcttaacaCTAGTTCGAGAACAAAAAcgtaaaattatttgattaacaaattaaaaaaaaaaaaaaaaatcctaattcTCAGtcctaattattttataaaataattaaattcatttagtCATATCTGTGAGAGATTAAACTCGAATGCATTGTTCCCATGGATCATTCTCCAAGCTGGAATACTCACGAACAAAATTTAGGTCAATATATTTCGAGAATAGTccttaaaaactattttattttacttaattaacgctattttttttaaattttataaatatttattttaacgtATACACATCatttaactataaatttttttaagacgAGTTTGAAAACATCgcataaaacaatttttaagtTCTTAATTCTTAATACTCCCCTTTAAATTCAAACCTTTAAtcccaatttcaatttaaattttgtcaaagTATGAACCCAAAATATAAGTTTaatcaatcaaaattgaatgaaaaatttagctaaaaaagaaaaaaaaattaaactaaaNAAAAAAGTATtttcgaaaaaaataaaataagaccCAAAAGGTCcggaatttaaaaataaataaataaattgtcaactataatttatttcgAATTGTCGGTATTGCTAAGGAGtggaatattaaaatatatatatatatatatttgttaagaaaacaaaggaaaagggaaagacGAGTTTGCCACCACCGCTAAACAATTGGACGAAGCCTCCAATTTCTG
This genomic window from Cucurbita pepo subsp. pepo cultivar mu-cu-16 chromosome LG01, ASM280686v2, whole genome shotgun sequence contains:
- the LOC111805469 gene encoding uncharacterized protein LOC111805469; the protein is MTRAALFQLLRSQSKNLSQRNLHSGYHLQSSSALIDKTCGRTSSFVSRLSAVQKRWASQATTREDESKISIGPRRGQEGEEDEKDVAYVGPISSTIKKVKLLSLSTCCLSVSLGPVITFMTSPDMNVILKGAVASTVIFFSATTTGVLHWFVSPYVHKIRWKPGSDSFEVEIMSWLATYIPRTIRFADIRPPETNRPFVTFKANGSFYFVDQEHCQNKALLARLTPQQQESAFKNL